In Felis catus isolate Fca126 chromosome A2, F.catus_Fca126_mat1.0, whole genome shotgun sequence, the following proteins share a genomic window:
- the ECSIT gene encoding evolutionarily conserved signaling intermediate in Toll pathway, mitochondrial, with protein sequence MSWAQAILLARGLSRGCGGICGATVTGAPFSQVSLQAPRGLRCSAATHSSDSWLVPPPPKPPRGPTRALAPHEELFRRAPDGAQDKANFVRAVQTFGQHNVHKRGHVDFIYLALRKMREYGVERDLAVYNLLLDVFPKEVFRPRSVFQRIFIHYPRQQECGIAVLEQMENHGVMPNKETEFLLIQIFGRKSYPMLKFVRMKLWFSRFKNINPFPLPRDLPQDPVDLAKLGLRHMEPNLSARVTIYQMPSAKDSTGAADATESHIVGIQTPDQQAALAHHNPARPIFVEGPFSLWLRDKCVYYHILRADLLPPEEREAEEIPEEWNLYYPMQLDLDYGRSGWDDYEFDIHKVEEGPVFAICVAGAHDQATLARWIQGLQETNPGLAQIPVVFRLAGSTGELLATSSGLEEPPPPPPEGQEEEENNQQRQQQGQS encoded by the exons ATGAGCTGGGCCCAAGCCATCCTGCTGGCCCGGGGCCTCTCTCGGGGCTGCGGAGGCATCTGCGGGGCCACCGTCACGGGAGCCCCCTTCTCTCAG gtgtccctccagGCCCCGCGGGGTCTCCGCTGCAGCGCAGCCACCCACAGCTCTGACTCCTGGCTGGTCCCTCCCCCGCCTAAGCCCCCAAGGGGACCCACCAGGGCCCTGGCACCCCACGAGGAGCTGTTTAGGCGGGCACCAGATGGGGCGCAGGACAAGGCGAACTTTGTGCGGGCCGTGCAGACCTTCGGGCAGCATAACGTGCACAAGCGGGGCCACGTCGACTTCATCTACCTGGCCCTGCGCAAGATGCGGGAGTACGGCGTCGAGCGGGACCTGGCCGTCTACAACCTGCTGCTCGACGTCTTTCCCAAGGAGGTCTTCCGGCCTCGAAGCGTCTTCCAGAGAATCTTCATCCACTACCCACGGCAGCAGGAGTGCGGGATTGCTGTCCTGGAACAGATGGAGAACCATG GGGTGATGCCCAACAAGGAGACCGAGTTCCTACTGATTCAGATATTTGGACGTAAAAGTTACCCCATGCTCAAGTTCGTGCGCATGAAGCTGTGGTTCTCCCGCTTCAAGAATATCAACCCCTTCCCACTGCCCCGGGACCTGCCCCAGGACCCCGTGGACCTGGCCAAGTTGGGCCTGCGGCACATGGAGCCCAACCTCAGCGCCAGGGTCACCATTTACCAG ATGCCTTCTGCCAAAGACTCCACAGGTGCGGCAGATGCCACTGAGTCCCACATTGTAG GCATCCAGACTCCCGATCAGCAGGCTGCCCTGGCCCACCACAACCCAGCCCGGCCTATCTTCGTCGAGGGCCCCTTCTCCCTGTGGCTCCGAGACAAATGTGTCTATTATCACATCCTCAGAGCTGACTTGCTGCCCCCGGAGGAGAGG GAAGCGGAGGAAATTCCAGAGGAATGGAATCTCTACTACCCGATGCAGCTGGACCTGGACTATGGGAGGAGCGGCTGGGATGACTACGAGTTTGACATCCATAAAG TGGAGGAAGGCCCTGTCTTCGCCATATGCGTGGCGGGTGCCCACGACCAGGCCACGCTGGCCAGGTGGATCCAGGGCTTGCAGGAGACCAACCCAGGCCTGGCCCAGATCCCCGTGGTCTTCCGCCTGGCGGGGTCCACCGGGGAGCTCCTGGCGACCTCCTCAGGACTGGAggagccgcccccgcccccaccagagggccaggaagaagaggaaaacaatcaGCAGCGACAGC
- the CNN1 gene encoding calponin-1 yields MSSAHFNRGPAYGLSAEVKNKLAQKYDHQREQELREWIEGVTGRRIGNNFMDGLKDGIILCEFINKLQPGSVKKVNESTQNWHQLENIGNFIKAITKYGVKPHDIFEANDLFENTNHTQVQSTLLALASMAKTKGNKVNVGVKYAEKQERRFEPEKLREGRNIIGLQMGTNKFASQQGMTAYGTRRHLYDPKLGTDQPLDQATISLQMGSNKGASQAGMTAPGTKRQIFEPGLGMEHCDTLNVSLQMGSNKGASQRGMTVYGLPRQVYDPKYCLTPEYPELGEPAHNHHPHNYYNSA; encoded by the exons ATGTCTTCTGCTCACTTCAACAGGGGCCCCGCCTATGGGTTGTCGGCTGAGGTCAAGAACAAG ctggccCAGAAGTACGACCACCAGCGGGAGCAGGAGCTTCGAGAATGGATCGAGGGGGTGACAGGGCGCCGCATCGGCAACAACTTCATGGACGGCCTCAAAGATGGCATCATTCTTTGCGA GTTCATCAATAAACTCCAGCCGGGCTCCGTGAAGAAGGTCAACGAGTCGACCCAAAACTGGCACCAG CTGGAAAACATCGGCAACTTCATCAAGGCCATCACCAAGTATGGGGTGAAGCCCCACGACATTTTCGAGGCCAATGACCTGTTTGAGAACACCAACCACACCCAGGTGCAGTCTACCCTCCTGGCCCTGGCCAGCATG GCCAAGACGAAAGGGAATAAAGTGAACGTAGGGGTGAAGTACGCGGAGAAGCAGGAACGGAGATTTGAGCCAGAGAAGCTACGAGAAGGGAGGAACATCATCGGGCTTCAG ATGGGCACGAACAAGTTTGCCAGCCAGCAGGGCATGACGGCCTACGGCACCCGGCGCCACCTGTACGACCCCAAGCTGGGCACGGACCAGCCCCTGGACCAGGCTACCATCAGCCTGCAGATGGGCAGCAACAAGGGGGCCAGCCAG GCCGGGATGACCGCACCCGGGACCAAGCGACAGATCTTCGAGCCGGGGCTGGGCATGGAGCATTGCGACACGCTCAACGTCAGCCTGCAGATGGGCAGCAACAAGGGGGCCTCGCAGCGGGGCATGACGGTGTACGGGCTGCCGCGCCAGGTCTATGACCCCAAGTACTGCCTGACGCCCGAGTACCCGGAGCTGGGCGAGCCTGCCCACAACCACCACCCGCACAACTACTACAACTCGGCCTAG